Proteins encoded together in one Etheostoma cragini isolate CJK2018 chromosome 11, CSU_Ecrag_1.0, whole genome shotgun sequence window:
- the mcf2lb gene encoding guanine nucleotide exchange factor DBS isoform X11, translated as MKVPVIMLSSITELHSYIDRSQLTQELGGTQEYCHEKWISHRTAIEGFALMVKKTAQTLQSFGTELAETKLPNEIQATTILLSTHTDKKNKMKEDLLVALGQGSRLLESINEPVLRDPDHNMNQDELENLATVQRLLSQLDETERAFDEFWLRHQTKLEQCLQLRHFEHKYREVRALLDEVSEKLATFSEVGISPAHADHILCELTTYEERVCEVLNRVSLLAREGDDLIQNSHYAEDSLQPKCSELRAITEDVSSNLKAKKDHLLKALELHHCLERASKWVDDGIYLLASQPVDKCQSHEGAELALKELERYLDNSGQNQLTDLSTIWRDYETVLNQQFRDQVEKVFQKQSSMQEMFDKRRVSLKKLAAKQTRPVQPVAPRPEAFIKSPVSSPAHRPQQDKKCSDTDCGNNCEKGNGQLQNGDSNSRHASLSEEEENLAVLRRHVMNELLETERAYVEELLCVLQGYASEMDNAAMAHLIPAPLQNKKEVLFGNMSEIYHFHERTFLRELEQYTDCPELVGRCFLERMTELQIYEKYCHNKPRSESLWRQCSDCAFFQECQKKLEHKLGLDSYLLKPVQRITKYQLLLKEMLKYSKSCEGADDLQEALTAILGILKAVNDSMHLIAITGYEGNMSELGKLLMQGSFSVWTEHKKGHAKVKDLARFKPMQRHLFLHEKALLFCKRREENGEGYEKAPSYSFKQSLNMSAVGITENAKGDNKKFEIWCNSREEVYIVQAQTAEVKTAWVNEIRKVLTTQLEACRASQQRAPDQVSQFPSGPSLSPLKSSKESLKRGEEKKPEPCNPDANSSSFPKPTGRDEAVTSPTSDRAAVAKKRFTLQGFSNLKAQKEPSATDDKSYTIPSMMIFLSSGSPTSPDRKTKRQSDPTPFGFKDAHPPPLHLSRARWFSTPSLLQTKWRGWNKASLSLDASEEHDGYSSAEDPLNSDPEDDNGKKLCAGKYTVMADYEMGAQELSMKSGDMVQLVKEGDDGQWFVRNLSSSKEGWITAANLITLIEKSKSCQSLTSSECSGSGNLSTSSSCSETYTSFSDIKP; from the exons ATGAAGGTGCCG GTGATCATGCTGAGCTCAATAACGGAGCTGCACTCCTACATTGACCGCTCCCAGCTAACCCAGGAACTCGGAGGAACGCAGGAGTACTGCCATGAGAAGTGGATCTCTCACCGCACT GCTATTGAAGGCTTCGCATTGATGGTAAAGAAAACTGCACAGACCCTGCAGTCGTTTGGGACTGAGCTGGCTGAAACGAAACTTCCTAATGAAATACAGGCCACAACCATCCTGCTGAGCACCCACACcgacaagaaaaacaaaatgaag GAGGATCTGCTGGTGGCTCTGGGTCAGGGCAGCAGGCTGCTGGAGAGCATCAACGAGCCTGTGTTGCGAGACCCCGACCACAACATGAACCAGGATGAACTGGAGAACCTGGCTACAGTGCAAAG ACTTTTGTCTCAGCTAGATGAGACAGAAAGGGCTTTTGATGAGTTCTGGTTGAGGCATCAAACCAAACTGGAGCAGTGTCTCCAACTGCGCCACTTTGAGCACAAATACAGAGAG GTGAGGGCTCTGCTGGATGAAGTGTCTGAGAAACTTGCAACCTTCTCTGAAGTGGGGATCAGCCCGGCCCATGCTGACCATATCCTGTGTGAACTCACCACCTAtgaggagagagtgtgt GAGGTGCTGAACAGAGTCTCGTTGTTGGCCCGTGAGGGGGATGACCTGATCCAGAATTCCCACTATGCTGAAGATTCCCTTCAGCCCAAGTGCAGCGAGCTCAGAGCAATCACTGAGGATGTGAGCAGCAACCTGAAGGCCAAGAAAGACCACCTCCTCAAAGCCTTGGAGCTGCACCACTGTTTGGAGAGA GCTTCTAAATGGGTCGATGATGGTATATACCTGCTTGCGTCTCAGCCAGTAGACAAGTGTCAATCACATGAGGGGGCGGAGTTAGCCCTTAAGGAGCTGGAGCGTTACCTGGATAACTCAGGCCAGAACCAACTGACTGACCTCAGTACCATCTGGAGAGATTATGAGACGGTGCTCAACCAGCAGTTCAGA GACCAAGTGGAGAAGGTTTTCCAAAAGCAGTCGTCCATGCAGGAGATGTTTGACAAGAGGAGGGTAAGCCTGAAGAAGCTAGCAGCCAAACAGACTAGGCCGGTGCAGCCTGTAGCCCCCCGACCTGAAGCCTTCATCAAATCCCCTGTCAGCTCGCCCG CACACAGACCACAGCAGGACAAAAAGTGCTCAGATACAGACTGTGGGAACAACTGTGAGAAA GGAAACGGCCAACTGCAGAACGGAGACAGTAACAGCAGACATGCCTCTCTgtcggaggaggaggagaacctGGCGGTGCTTAGGAG GCATGTTATGAACGAGCTGCTGGAAACTGAGAGAGCCTACGTGGAGGAGCTGCTCTGTGTATTGCAG gGATATGCTTCTGAGATGGACAATGCAGCAATGGCTCATCTCATCCCTGCTCCTTTGCAGAACAAAAAGGAGGTTCTGTTTGGCAACATGTCAGAAATCTACCACTTCCACGAGAG GACCTTTCTGAGGGAGTTGGAGCAGTACACCGACTGCCCAGAGTTGGTTGGAAGGTGTTTTCTAGAGAGG ATGACAGAGCTGCAGATTTATGAGAAGTACTGTCACAACAAGCCTCGCTCTGAAAGCCTTTGGAGGCAGTGCTCAGACTGTGCCTTCTTCCAG GAGTGTCAAAAGAAGTTGGAGCATAAACTGGGCTTAGATTCCTACTTGCTGAAGCCTGTTCAGAGGATTACCAAATACCAGCTGCTACTGAAG GAAATGCTGAAGTACAGCAAGAGCTGTGAGGGGGCCGATGACCTGCAGGAGGCGCTGACTGCCATCTTGGGCATCCTCAAGGCTGTCAATGACTCCATGCACCTGATCGCCATTACAGGATATGAG GGTAACATGAGTGAACTGGGTAAGCTGCTGATGCAGGGCTCATTCAGCGTGTGGACGGAACACAAGAAAGGTCATGCCAAAGTTAAGGACCTGGCCCGTTTCAAGCCCATGCAGAGGCACCTCTTCCTCCACGAGAAAGCCCTGCTCTTCTgcaagaggagggaggagaacgGGGAAGGCTACGAGAAAGCTCCCTCATACAGCTTCAAACAATCTCTGAAT ATGAGTGCTGTTGGCATTACTGAGAACGCAAAGGGAGACAACAAGAAGTTTGAAATCTGGTGCAACTCCAGAGAAGAGGTTTATATTGTTCAG GCGCAAACTGCTGAAGTAAAAACTGCTTGGGTAAATGAGATCAGGAAGGTTCTGACAACCCAGCTGGAAGCGTGCAGAG CCAGCCAGCAGAGGGCACCAGATCAGGTTTCCCAGTTCCCTTCTGGGCCCAGCCTAAG TCCATTAAAGTCTAGTAAGGAGAGCTtaaagaggggagaggagaagaaaccTGAGCCCTGCAATCCTGATGCCAACTCCTCTTCTTTTCCAAAGCCAACAGGAAGAG ATGAGGCTGTGACAAGCCCTACCTCAGACAGAGCTGCTGTGGCTAAAAAGCGCTTTACTTTACAGGGCTTCAGTAACCTCAAAGCTCAGAAAG AGCCCTCGGCCACTGATGATAAAAGTTATACAATACCATCCATGATGATCTTCCTGTCTTCAG GATCTCCGACGAGCCCCGATCGCAAGACGAAACGCCAGAGTGACCCCACGCCATTTGGCTTCAAAG ATGCACATCCTCCCCCTCTCCACCTGAGCAGGGCCAGGTGGTTCAGCACACCTAGTCTCTTACAGACAAAGTGGAGAG GCTGGAACAAGGCCTCCCTGTCACTGGATGCCTCAGAGGAGCATGACGGCTATTCCAGTGCTGAGGATCCTCTTAACTCTGACCCAGAGGACGACAACGGCAAGAAGCTG TGTGCCGGAAAATATACAGTGATGGCTGACTATGAGATGGGGGCTCAGGAGCTCTCAATGAAGAGCGGAGACATGGTGCAGCTGGTCAAAGAGGGGGATGACGGACAGTG GTTTGTACGTAACCTGAGCAGCTCTAAGGAGGGCTGGATCACAGCTGCTAATCTTATCACGCTCATTGAAAAGTCCAAGTCTTGCCAGTCCCTCACAAGTTCAG AATGCAGTGGCTCTGGAAACCTCAGCACTTCGTCCAGCTGCAGTGAGACCTACACAAGCTTCTCTGACATCAAACCCTGA
- the mcf2lb gene encoding guanine nucleotide exchange factor DBS isoform X5 — MGRKARRSASQWDSGMPMVHLKPHEIMQLDSSPLRAADITQDLKKRFAFLSGGRGDNGSPIIVFPEFPAFGEITDGEFHNVLTYLTSVPSLSSTGVGFILVIDRRQDRWAAVKGTLLRIAGSFPGNLQLVLILRPTALLQRTLSDILFKFNKDEFKMKVPVIMLSSITELHSYIDRSQLTQELGGTQEYCHEKWISHRTAIEGFALMVKKTAQTLQSFGTELAETKLPNEIQATTILLSTHTDKKNKMKEDLLVALGQGSRLLESINEPVLRDPDHNMNQDELENLATVQRLLSQLDETERAFDEFWLRHQTKLEQCLQLRHFEHKYREVRALLDEVSEKLATFSEVGISPAHADHILCELTTYEERVCEVLNRVSLLAREGDDLIQNSHYAEDSLQPKCSELRAITEDVSSNLKAKKDHLLKALELHHCLERASKWVDDGIYLLASQPVDKCQSHEGAELALKELERYLDNSGQNQLTDLSTIWRDYETVLNQQFRDQVEKVFQKQSSMQEMFDKRRVSLKKLAAKQTRPVQPVAPRPEAFIKSPVSSPAHRPQQDKKCSDTDCGNNCEKGNGQLQNGDSNSRHASLSEEEENLAVLRRHVMNELLETERAYVEELLCVLQGYASEMDNAAMAHLIPAPLQNKKEVLFGNMSEIYHFHERTFLRELEQYTDCPELVGRCFLERMTELQIYEKYCHNKPRSESLWRQCSDCAFFQECQKKLEHKLGLDSYLLKPVQRITKYQLLLKEMLKYSKSCEGADDLQEALTAILGILKAVNDSMHLIAITGYEGNMSELGKLLMQGSFSVWTEHKKGHAKVKDLARFKPMQRHLFLHEKALLFCKRREENGEGYEKAPSYSFKQSLNMSAVGITENAKGDNKKFEIWCNSREEVYIVQAQTAEVKTAWVNEIRKVLTTQLEACRASQQRAPDQVSQFPSGPSLSPLKSSKESLKRGEEKKPEPCNPDANSSSFPKPTGRDEAVTSPTSDRAAVAKKRFTLQGFSNLKAQKEPSATDDKSYTIPSMMIFLSSGSPTSPDRKTKRQSDPTPFGFKDAHPPPLHLSRARWFSTPSLLQTKWRGWNKASLSLDASEEHDGYSSAEDPLNSDPEDDNGKKLCAGKYTVMADYEMGAQELSMKSGDMVQLVKEGDDGQWFVRNLSSSKEGWITAANLITLIEKSKSCQSLTSSECSGSGNLSTSSSCSETYTSFSDIKP, encoded by the exons GGCTCCTTTCCGGGGAACCTCCAGCTGGTTCTGATTCTGAGGCCCACAGCCCTCCTGCAGCGTACTCTCTCTGACATCCTCTTCAAGTTCAACAAGGATGAGTTCAAGATGAAGGTGCCG GTGATCATGCTGAGCTCAATAACGGAGCTGCACTCCTACATTGACCGCTCCCAGCTAACCCAGGAACTCGGAGGAACGCAGGAGTACTGCCATGAGAAGTGGATCTCTCACCGCACT GCTATTGAAGGCTTCGCATTGATGGTAAAGAAAACTGCACAGACCCTGCAGTCGTTTGGGACTGAGCTGGCTGAAACGAAACTTCCTAATGAAATACAGGCCACAACCATCCTGCTGAGCACCCACACcgacaagaaaaacaaaatgaag GAGGATCTGCTGGTGGCTCTGGGTCAGGGCAGCAGGCTGCTGGAGAGCATCAACGAGCCTGTGTTGCGAGACCCCGACCACAACATGAACCAGGATGAACTGGAGAACCTGGCTACAGTGCAAAG ACTTTTGTCTCAGCTAGATGAGACAGAAAGGGCTTTTGATGAGTTCTGGTTGAGGCATCAAACCAAACTGGAGCAGTGTCTCCAACTGCGCCACTTTGAGCACAAATACAGAGAG GTGAGGGCTCTGCTGGATGAAGTGTCTGAGAAACTTGCAACCTTCTCTGAAGTGGGGATCAGCCCGGCCCATGCTGACCATATCCTGTGTGAACTCACCACCTAtgaggagagagtgtgt GAGGTGCTGAACAGAGTCTCGTTGTTGGCCCGTGAGGGGGATGACCTGATCCAGAATTCCCACTATGCTGAAGATTCCCTTCAGCCCAAGTGCAGCGAGCTCAGAGCAATCACTGAGGATGTGAGCAGCAACCTGAAGGCCAAGAAAGACCACCTCCTCAAAGCCTTGGAGCTGCACCACTGTTTGGAGAGA GCTTCTAAATGGGTCGATGATGGTATATACCTGCTTGCGTCTCAGCCAGTAGACAAGTGTCAATCACATGAGGGGGCGGAGTTAGCCCTTAAGGAGCTGGAGCGTTACCTGGATAACTCAGGCCAGAACCAACTGACTGACCTCAGTACCATCTGGAGAGATTATGAGACGGTGCTCAACCAGCAGTTCAGA GACCAAGTGGAGAAGGTTTTCCAAAAGCAGTCGTCCATGCAGGAGATGTTTGACAAGAGGAGGGTAAGCCTGAAGAAGCTAGCAGCCAAACAGACTAGGCCGGTGCAGCCTGTAGCCCCCCGACCTGAAGCCTTCATCAAATCCCCTGTCAGCTCGCCCG CACACAGACCACAGCAGGACAAAAAGTGCTCAGATACAGACTGTGGGAACAACTGTGAGAAA GGAAACGGCCAACTGCAGAACGGAGACAGTAACAGCAGACATGCCTCTCTgtcggaggaggaggagaacctGGCGGTGCTTAGGAG GCATGTTATGAACGAGCTGCTGGAAACTGAGAGAGCCTACGTGGAGGAGCTGCTCTGTGTATTGCAG gGATATGCTTCTGAGATGGACAATGCAGCAATGGCTCATCTCATCCCTGCTCCTTTGCAGAACAAAAAGGAGGTTCTGTTTGGCAACATGTCAGAAATCTACCACTTCCACGAGAG GACCTTTCTGAGGGAGTTGGAGCAGTACACCGACTGCCCAGAGTTGGTTGGAAGGTGTTTTCTAGAGAGG ATGACAGAGCTGCAGATTTATGAGAAGTACTGTCACAACAAGCCTCGCTCTGAAAGCCTTTGGAGGCAGTGCTCAGACTGTGCCTTCTTCCAG GAGTGTCAAAAGAAGTTGGAGCATAAACTGGGCTTAGATTCCTACTTGCTGAAGCCTGTTCAGAGGATTACCAAATACCAGCTGCTACTGAAG GAAATGCTGAAGTACAGCAAGAGCTGTGAGGGGGCCGATGACCTGCAGGAGGCGCTGACTGCCATCTTGGGCATCCTCAAGGCTGTCAATGACTCCATGCACCTGATCGCCATTACAGGATATGAG GGTAACATGAGTGAACTGGGTAAGCTGCTGATGCAGGGCTCATTCAGCGTGTGGACGGAACACAAGAAAGGTCATGCCAAAGTTAAGGACCTGGCCCGTTTCAAGCCCATGCAGAGGCACCTCTTCCTCCACGAGAAAGCCCTGCTCTTCTgcaagaggagggaggagaacgGGGAAGGCTACGAGAAAGCTCCCTCATACAGCTTCAAACAATCTCTGAAT ATGAGTGCTGTTGGCATTACTGAGAACGCAAAGGGAGACAACAAGAAGTTTGAAATCTGGTGCAACTCCAGAGAAGAGGTTTATATTGTTCAG GCGCAAACTGCTGAAGTAAAAACTGCTTGGGTAAATGAGATCAGGAAGGTTCTGACAACCCAGCTGGAAGCGTGCAGAG CCAGCCAGCAGAGGGCACCAGATCAGGTTTCCCAGTTCCCTTCTGGGCCCAGCCTAAG TCCATTAAAGTCTAGTAAGGAGAGCTtaaagaggggagaggagaagaaaccTGAGCCCTGCAATCCTGATGCCAACTCCTCTTCTTTTCCAAAGCCAACAGGAAGAG ATGAGGCTGTGACAAGCCCTACCTCAGACAGAGCTGCTGTGGCTAAAAAGCGCTTTACTTTACAGGGCTTCAGTAACCTCAAAGCTCAGAAAG AGCCCTCGGCCACTGATGATAAAAGTTATACAATACCATCCATGATGATCTTCCTGTCTTCAG GATCTCCGACGAGCCCCGATCGCAAGACGAAACGCCAGAGTGACCCCACGCCATTTGGCTTCAAAG ATGCACATCCTCCCCCTCTCCACCTGAGCAGGGCCAGGTGGTTCAGCACACCTAGTCTCTTACAGACAAAGTGGAGAG GCTGGAACAAGGCCTCCCTGTCACTGGATGCCTCAGAGGAGCATGACGGCTATTCCAGTGCTGAGGATCCTCTTAACTCTGACCCAGAGGACGACAACGGCAAGAAGCTG TGTGCCGGAAAATATACAGTGATGGCTGACTATGAGATGGGGGCTCAGGAGCTCTCAATGAAGAGCGGAGACATGGTGCAGCTGGTCAAAGAGGGGGATGACGGACAGTG GTTTGTACGTAACCTGAGCAGCTCTAAGGAGGGCTGGATCACAGCTGCTAATCTTATCACGCTCATTGAAAAGTCCAAGTCTTGCCAGTCCCTCACAAGTTCAG AATGCAGTGGCTCTGGAAACCTCAGCACTTCGTCCAGCTGCAGTGAGACCTACACAAGCTTCTCTGACATCAAACCCTGA
- the mcf2lb gene encoding guanine nucleotide exchange factor DBS isoform X9 — MQLDSSPLRAADITQDLKKRFAFLSGGRGDNGSPIIVFPEFPAFGEITDGEFHNVLTYLTSVPSLSSTGVGFILVIDRRQDRWAAVKGTLLRIAGSFPGNLQLVLILRPTALLQRTLSDILFKFNKDEFKMKVPVIMLSSITELHSYIDRSQLTQELGGTQEYCHEKWISHRTAIEGFALMVKKTAQTLQSFGTELAETKLPNEIQATTILLSTHTDKKNKMKEDLLVALGQGSRLLESINEPVLRDPDHNMNQDELENLATVQRLLSQLDETERAFDEFWLRHQTKLEQCLQLRHFEHKYREVRALLDEVSEKLATFSEVGISPAHADHILCELTTYEERVCEVLNRVSLLAREGDDLIQNSHYAEDSLQPKCSELRAITEDVSSNLKAKKDHLLKALELHHCLERASKWVDDGIYLLASQPVDKCQSHEGAELALKELERYLDNSGQNQLTDLSTIWRDYETVLNQQFRDQVEKVFQKQSSMQEMFDKRRVSLKKLAAKQTRPVQPVAPRPEAFIKSPVSSPAHRPQQDKKCSDTDCGNNCEKGNGQLQNGDSNSRHASLSEEEENLAVLRRHVMNELLETERAYVEELLCVLQGYASEMDNAAMAHLIPAPLQNKKEVLFGNMSEIYHFHERTFLRELEQYTDCPELVGRCFLERMTELQIYEKYCHNKPRSESLWRQCSDCAFFQECQKKLEHKLGLDSYLLKPVQRITKYQLLLKEMLKYSKSCEGADDLQEALTAILGILKAVNDSMHLIAITGYEGNMSELGKLLMQGSFSVWTEHKKGHAKVKDLARFKPMQRHLFLHEKALLFCKRREENGEGYEKAPSYSFKQSLNMSAVGITENAKGDNKKFEIWCNSREEVYIVQAQTAEVKTAWVNEIRKVLTTQLEACRASQQRAPDQVSQFPSGPSLSPLKSSKESLKRGEEKKPEPCNPDANSSSFPKPTGRDEAVTSPTSDRAAVAKKRFTLQGFSNLKAQKEPSATDDKSYTIPSMMIFLSSGSPTSPDRKTKRQSDPTPFGFKDAHPPPLHLSRARWFSTPSLLQTKWRGWNKASLSLDASEEHDGYSSAEDPLNSDPEDDNGKKLCAGKYTVMADYEMGAQELSMKSGDMVQLVKEGDDGQWFVRNLSSSKEGWITAANLITLIEKSKSCQSLTSSECSGSGNLSTSSSCSETYTSFSDIKP; from the exons GGCTCCTTTCCGGGGAACCTCCAGCTGGTTCTGATTCTGAGGCCCACAGCCCTCCTGCAGCGTACTCTCTCTGACATCCTCTTCAAGTTCAACAAGGATGAGTTCAAGATGAAGGTGCCG GTGATCATGCTGAGCTCAATAACGGAGCTGCACTCCTACATTGACCGCTCCCAGCTAACCCAGGAACTCGGAGGAACGCAGGAGTACTGCCATGAGAAGTGGATCTCTCACCGCACT GCTATTGAAGGCTTCGCATTGATGGTAAAGAAAACTGCACAGACCCTGCAGTCGTTTGGGACTGAGCTGGCTGAAACGAAACTTCCTAATGAAATACAGGCCACAACCATCCTGCTGAGCACCCACACcgacaagaaaaacaaaatgaag GAGGATCTGCTGGTGGCTCTGGGTCAGGGCAGCAGGCTGCTGGAGAGCATCAACGAGCCTGTGTTGCGAGACCCCGACCACAACATGAACCAGGATGAACTGGAGAACCTGGCTACAGTGCAAAG ACTTTTGTCTCAGCTAGATGAGACAGAAAGGGCTTTTGATGAGTTCTGGTTGAGGCATCAAACCAAACTGGAGCAGTGTCTCCAACTGCGCCACTTTGAGCACAAATACAGAGAG GTGAGGGCTCTGCTGGATGAAGTGTCTGAGAAACTTGCAACCTTCTCTGAAGTGGGGATCAGCCCGGCCCATGCTGACCATATCCTGTGTGAACTCACCACCTAtgaggagagagtgtgt GAGGTGCTGAACAGAGTCTCGTTGTTGGCCCGTGAGGGGGATGACCTGATCCAGAATTCCCACTATGCTGAAGATTCCCTTCAGCCCAAGTGCAGCGAGCTCAGAGCAATCACTGAGGATGTGAGCAGCAACCTGAAGGCCAAGAAAGACCACCTCCTCAAAGCCTTGGAGCTGCACCACTGTTTGGAGAGA GCTTCTAAATGGGTCGATGATGGTATATACCTGCTTGCGTCTCAGCCAGTAGACAAGTGTCAATCACATGAGGGGGCGGAGTTAGCCCTTAAGGAGCTGGAGCGTTACCTGGATAACTCAGGCCAGAACCAACTGACTGACCTCAGTACCATCTGGAGAGATTATGAGACGGTGCTCAACCAGCAGTTCAGA GACCAAGTGGAGAAGGTTTTCCAAAAGCAGTCGTCCATGCAGGAGATGTTTGACAAGAGGAGGGTAAGCCTGAAGAAGCTAGCAGCCAAACAGACTAGGCCGGTGCAGCCTGTAGCCCCCCGACCTGAAGCCTTCATCAAATCCCCTGTCAGCTCGCCCG CACACAGACCACAGCAGGACAAAAAGTGCTCAGATACAGACTGTGGGAACAACTGTGAGAAA GGAAACGGCCAACTGCAGAACGGAGACAGTAACAGCAGACATGCCTCTCTgtcggaggaggaggagaacctGGCGGTGCTTAGGAG GCATGTTATGAACGAGCTGCTGGAAACTGAGAGAGCCTACGTGGAGGAGCTGCTCTGTGTATTGCAG gGATATGCTTCTGAGATGGACAATGCAGCAATGGCTCATCTCATCCCTGCTCCTTTGCAGAACAAAAAGGAGGTTCTGTTTGGCAACATGTCAGAAATCTACCACTTCCACGAGAG GACCTTTCTGAGGGAGTTGGAGCAGTACACCGACTGCCCAGAGTTGGTTGGAAGGTGTTTTCTAGAGAGG ATGACAGAGCTGCAGATTTATGAGAAGTACTGTCACAACAAGCCTCGCTCTGAAAGCCTTTGGAGGCAGTGCTCAGACTGTGCCTTCTTCCAG GAGTGTCAAAAGAAGTTGGAGCATAAACTGGGCTTAGATTCCTACTTGCTGAAGCCTGTTCAGAGGATTACCAAATACCAGCTGCTACTGAAG GAAATGCTGAAGTACAGCAAGAGCTGTGAGGGGGCCGATGACCTGCAGGAGGCGCTGACTGCCATCTTGGGCATCCTCAAGGCTGTCAATGACTCCATGCACCTGATCGCCATTACAGGATATGAG GGTAACATGAGTGAACTGGGTAAGCTGCTGATGCAGGGCTCATTCAGCGTGTGGACGGAACACAAGAAAGGTCATGCCAAAGTTAAGGACCTGGCCCGTTTCAAGCCCATGCAGAGGCACCTCTTCCTCCACGAGAAAGCCCTGCTCTTCTgcaagaggagggaggagaacgGGGAAGGCTACGAGAAAGCTCCCTCATACAGCTTCAAACAATCTCTGAAT ATGAGTGCTGTTGGCATTACTGAGAACGCAAAGGGAGACAACAAGAAGTTTGAAATCTGGTGCAACTCCAGAGAAGAGGTTTATATTGTTCAG GCGCAAACTGCTGAAGTAAAAACTGCTTGGGTAAATGAGATCAGGAAGGTTCTGACAACCCAGCTGGAAGCGTGCAGAG CCAGCCAGCAGAGGGCACCAGATCAGGTTTCCCAGTTCCCTTCTGGGCCCAGCCTAAG TCCATTAAAGTCTAGTAAGGAGAGCTtaaagaggggagaggagaagaaaccTGAGCCCTGCAATCCTGATGCCAACTCCTCTTCTTTTCCAAAGCCAACAGGAAGAG ATGAGGCTGTGACAAGCCCTACCTCAGACAGAGCTGCTGTGGCTAAAAAGCGCTTTACTTTACAGGGCTTCAGTAACCTCAAAGCTCAGAAAG AGCCCTCGGCCACTGATGATAAAAGTTATACAATACCATCCATGATGATCTTCCTGTCTTCAG GATCTCCGACGAGCCCCGATCGCAAGACGAAACGCCAGAGTGACCCCACGCCATTTGGCTTCAAAG ATGCACATCCTCCCCCTCTCCACCTGAGCAGGGCCAGGTGGTTCAGCACACCTAGTCTCTTACAGACAAAGTGGAGAG GCTGGAACAAGGCCTCCCTGTCACTGGATGCCTCAGAGGAGCATGACGGCTATTCCAGTGCTGAGGATCCTCTTAACTCTGACCCAGAGGACGACAACGGCAAGAAGCTG TGTGCCGGAAAATATACAGTGATGGCTGACTATGAGATGGGGGCTCAGGAGCTCTCAATGAAGAGCGGAGACATGGTGCAGCTGGTCAAAGAGGGGGATGACGGACAGTG GTTTGTACGTAACCTGAGCAGCTCTAAGGAGGGCTGGATCACAGCTGCTAATCTTATCACGCTCATTGAAAAGTCCAAGTCTTGCCAGTCCCTCACAAGTTCAG AATGCAGTGGCTCTGGAAACCTCAGCACTTCGTCCAGCTGCAGTGAGACCTACACAAGCTTCTCTGACATCAAACCCTGA